A genomic stretch from Phycisphaerae bacterium includes:
- a CDS encoding NADPH-dependent assimilatory sulfite reductase hemoprotein subunit, which produces MAETKGTKESKVEGFKRASRHLRGTIRETLAGPATHFDETEATLLKFHGTYQQDDRDQRRELRDSGQDKAHQFMVRMAIPGGVVSAEQYLALDEMADRHANGSLRVTTRQGFQLHGVLKTNLKATIAEINQTLLTTLSACGDVERNVMACPAPLDDPPHRLLREIASQIAKELRPASRAYHEIWLDEEEVTSTQDEEPFYGDTYLPRKFKTGIALDSDNCVDIYNYDCGLIAIVEGGHVVGFNVLVGGGMGMTHGKADTMAALAQPLGFIAPEHAVEAVKTVAAIFRDHGNRADRRHSRLKYLLAEWGIDRFAEEFRRRVSWTLVPSRPLPPPSFHDHLGRHPQGGGKWFYGIFIENGRIIDRDGVRMKSALREMIAKHRPGIRLSPHQNLLLTDLDEAAISDVEQSMQANGVKPVEQLSAARRFSMACPALPTCGLAMAESERLMRSVVDRFEAELTSLGLRDAPITLRMTGCPNGCARPYTADIAFVGRKPDVYHVYVGGGMPGDRVADLFAADVPTDELVQVLHPLLASWSRQRRGDESLSDFYQRLTDRPARRVSITGSEQPTVKTISLQVLP; this is translated from the coding sequence ATGGCTGAGACGAAGGGAACGAAGGAATCCAAAGTTGAAGGCTTTAAACGTGCCAGCCGACATCTGCGCGGAACGATTCGCGAGACACTGGCCGGTCCCGCCACGCACTTCGACGAGACCGAGGCGACGCTGCTCAAGTTTCACGGGACCTATCAGCAGGATGATCGCGATCAGCGGCGCGAGCTGCGCGACAGCGGGCAGGACAAGGCGCATCAGTTTATGGTCCGCATGGCCATTCCCGGGGGCGTCGTCTCAGCGGAGCAGTACCTCGCCCTCGATGAAATGGCGGATCGCCACGCGAACGGGTCGCTGCGGGTCACGACGCGGCAAGGCTTCCAGCTTCACGGGGTTTTGAAGACCAACCTGAAGGCGACGATCGCGGAGATCAACCAGACGCTGCTCACGACGCTCTCTGCCTGCGGCGATGTTGAACGCAACGTGATGGCCTGCCCGGCCCCGCTGGATGATCCGCCGCACCGGCTGCTCCGCGAGATCGCCTCGCAGATTGCGAAGGAACTGCGCCCTGCCAGCCGCGCGTACCACGAGATCTGGCTCGACGAGGAAGAAGTCACCTCGACGCAGGACGAGGAGCCCTTTTACGGCGACACCTACCTGCCGCGCAAGTTCAAGACCGGCATCGCCCTCGACAGCGACAACTGCGTGGACATCTACAACTACGACTGCGGGCTGATCGCCATCGTGGAGGGCGGACACGTCGTCGGCTTCAACGTCCTCGTCGGCGGTGGGATGGGGATGACGCACGGCAAGGCCGACACGATGGCCGCCCTGGCTCAACCTCTCGGCTTCATTGCGCCGGAGCACGCCGTCGAAGCCGTCAAGACGGTCGCCGCGATTTTCCGCGATCACGGAAATCGCGCAGACCGGCGACATTCGCGGTTGAAGTATTTGCTCGCGGAATGGGGCATCGATCGGTTCGCTGAGGAGTTTCGGCGGCGGGTTTCATGGACGCTCGTCCCGTCGCGACCGTTGCCGCCGCCGAGTTTCCACGATCATCTGGGTCGCCATCCCCAGGGCGGCGGAAAATGGTTTTACGGAATCTTCATTGAGAATGGGCGGATCATCGATCGTGACGGCGTTCGCATGAAGTCGGCGCTGCGCGAGATGATTGCGAAGCACCGCCCCGGAATTCGACTCTCCCCGCATCAAAACCTGTTGCTCACCGATCTCGACGAGGCGGCAATCAGCGACGTCGAACAATCGATGCAGGCCAACGGCGTCAAACCGGTCGAGCAGCTATCGGCCGCGCGGCGATTCTCAATGGCCTGCCCGGCCCTCCCGACGTGCGGGCTGGCGATGGCGGAGAGCGAGCGGCTCATGCGCTCGGTCGTCGACCGCTTCGAGGCGGAACTGACGTCGCTCGGTCTCCGTGACGCGCCGATTACTCTGCGAATGACCGGTTGCCCGAACGGCTGTGCCCGCCCGTACACCGCCGACATCGCTTTTGTCGGTCGCAAGCCGGACGTCTATCACGTCTATGTCGGCGGGGGAATGCCCGGTGATCGCGTCGCCGACTTATTCGCGGCCGATGTGCCGACAGACGAACTGGTGCAAGTGCTTCACCCGCTCCTGGCAAGCTGGTCCAGGCAGCGGCGCGGCGACGAAAGCCTCAGCGATTTCTATCAACGTCTCACCGATCGCCCGGCCCGGCGCGTTTCGATCACCGGCAGCGAGCAACCGACCGTCAAGACGATTTCACTCCAGGTGCTGCCATGA
- a CDS encoding phosphoadenylyl-sulfate reductase gives MGLPVLIPPPTTKLGETSTPQELVAWSLERFGDRNLVITTSFGMEGCALIDMYARHRRPLDIIYLDTMFFFPETYALRDRLAERYPHLSFINRGTTLTPEEQAEHFGPELWKNNPDQCCKIRKVDPMNEVLTGADVWVTGLRRSQSETRAALRVMEWDWKFQLIKFNPLVSWDRQQVWEYVQSHEVPYNELHERGYPTLGCTHCTKPVEGSQIGDYTRAGRWTGTTKTECGLHGDGI, from the coding sequence GTGGGACTGCCTGTTCTGATACCGCCGCCGACGACGAAGCTCGGCGAGACAAGCACGCCGCAGGAGCTGGTCGCCTGGAGCCTGGAGCGATTCGGCGATCGCAACCTCGTCATCACGACCTCCTTCGGCATGGAAGGCTGCGCGCTGATTGACATGTATGCCCGGCATCGCCGGCCGCTGGACATCATTTACCTCGACACGATGTTCTTCTTCCCTGAGACGTACGCGCTGCGCGACCGGCTGGCCGAGCGCTATCCGCATCTTTCCTTCATCAACCGCGGCACGACGCTCACGCCCGAAGAGCAGGCCGAGCACTTCGGGCCCGAACTGTGGAAGAACAATCCCGATCAATGCTGCAAGATCCGCAAGGTGGACCCCATGAACGAGGTCCTGACCGGGGCGGATGTGTGGGTGACGGGGCTGCGGCGGAGCCAGTCCGAGACGCGCGCGGCGCTGCGGGTCATGGAGTGGGACTGGAAGTTTCAGTTGATCAAGTTCAACCCGCTGGTGTCATGGGATCGCCAACAGGTCTGGGAATACGTACAGTCCCACGAAGTGCCGTACAACGAACTGCACGAGCGCGGCTACCCGACGCTCGGATGTACGCACTGCACGAAGCCTGTCGAGGGGTCGCAGATCGGCGACTACACGAGGGCGGGCCGCTGGACGGGCACGACGAAGACGGAATGCGGACTGCACGGCGACGGAATCTAG
- a CDS encoding SIS domain-containing protein, with protein sequence MNTHTVIRQIIADSQAAMNRLGDSAIAQIADAGAMVIDALRSGGAVLVCGNGGSAADAQHIAGELAGRYQRDRKAFNCLALTTNTSNLTAIANDFGYDRVFARQVEAHLRPGDVLWAISTSGNSTSIVEAANAAKDRGGKVLGFTGSSGGKLAALCDVCFKAPAEVTYQIQQLHQVAYHIICDLVERSLGSS encoded by the coding sequence ATGAACACCCACACAGTCATACGTCAGATCATCGCCGATTCGCAGGCGGCCATGAACCGCCTCGGAGACTCCGCCATCGCTCAGATCGCCGACGCGGGCGCCATGGTTATCGACGCCCTCCGCTCCGGCGGGGCCGTCCTCGTCTGCGGCAATGGCGGGTCGGCCGCCGATGCGCAGCACATCGCCGGGGAACTCGCCGGTCGCTACCAGCGCGACCGCAAGGCGTTCAACTGCCTCGCCCTGACGACGAACACGAGCAACTTGACGGCGATCGCCAACGACTTTGGGTATGACCGCGTCTTCGCGCGACAGGTCGAGGCCCATCTTCGGCCAGGGGACGTGCTTTGGGCGATCAGTACCAGCGGTAATAGCACCAGCATTGTTGAGGCGGCCAATGCGGCCAAAGACCGGGGCGGTAAGGTGCTGGGGTTTACGGGTTCGTCAGGTGGCAAGCTCGCCGCGCTTTGCGACGTGTGCTTCAAAGCCCCCGCCGAGGTCACCTACCAGATCCAGCAGCTCCATCAGGTGGCGTACCATATCATCTGTGATCTGGTCGAGCGGAGCCTGGGGTCGAGTTAA
- a CDS encoding ELWxxDGT repeat protein: protein MTHQRTIFRPHCNQLLNSLIVGVVVIIPAFLSSAAEPFRVADIRNAAGPATSETSFLGEFVEGDAGQFFFVCDGPDGVELYKSDGMPEGTTLIRDVRPGPEGSYPHDLLVIDGELYFAANDGIHGEALWKSDGTAAGTVVVRAFVLFDSTCFVRSLTNIGSTLLFVANEEETGQELWQSDGTPEGTEIVKDIRLGPFGSGPEHFFVFNDTLYFAADDGTHGIEFWRSDGTGSGTQMLADIQPGPMDSDPHDFTEVNGTLYFVADDGMHGLQLWRTNGAESDTLMLTSSLPGVVVSNPRQFVPWNEELFFIADVSTISHEDDQLWKTDGTVSGTTMVQPLPWSNNHAHRIESVTPSEGYLFFAAERIFSDYRNLWRTDGTSSGTQEVPINLPLHEGYNPIGLKAWGETVYFSAGGWELFKSNGTGTQLVKDIRPGSLPSLPTPLFLFGEKLIFGANNGTIGRELWTSDGTESGTVMVKDIRAGAASSAPRMFQERNSMFLFEAKLATGDLQLWRTDGTETGTRLVHDIQPAFSHSSPHSITGAGDDVLFAATDNADQTELWKSDGHVTQRVMPAGSPPWSPRYLASHRKAAYFAAGGPGGVELWKSDGSQTGTLQVKDVNPSGDSLPEYFTVLGEEVYFRAYTERHYSLWKTDGTEAGTQPAVDIWANSDSSLSEVAAANGILFLAADDGLHGLELWRSDGTPEGTTMILDIVPGSDGAEVERLTGVGDRVFFTAASDDFGAELWVSDGTSAGTRLVRDIRPGPLGSRPHDLAAVGNVCFFAANDGIHGIELWRSDGTPEGTLMVRDIAAGEDSSHLGSIVQIPGLSLALLAAYDADHGVELWRSDGTEAGTYQMADLAPGPASSNPTGLAVSGDLLFFQANDQVSGRELWALNTKDIDADGLANGNDNCPLHANPLQQDMDSDGIGNFCDPCPERMTGDVSGDDSISVADIEPLSAILIDPDAADVEDLCPADVNRDGKVDGGDIAAFTACLLGGACP from the coding sequence ATGACCCATCAGCGAACAATCTTTCGACCCCACTGCAACCAATTGCTGAACTCTTTGATCGTCGGCGTGGTTGTCATAATTCCTGCTTTCTTGTCCAGCGCTGCCGAGCCGTTTCGAGTCGCCGACATCCGGAACGCGGCCGGTCCGGCGACGAGCGAAACGTCTTTTCTCGGCGAATTCGTGGAGGGCGATGCCGGCCAGTTCTTTTTCGTCTGCGACGGCCCCGACGGCGTCGAGTTGTACAAAAGCGACGGGATGCCCGAAGGAACGACCCTGATTCGCGATGTTCGGCCCGGTCCTGAAGGTTCCTATCCGCATGACCTGCTCGTTATCGATGGCGAACTCTACTTCGCCGCCAACGACGGAATACACGGCGAGGCCCTATGGAAAAGCGACGGAACAGCAGCCGGCACGGTCGTCGTGAGGGCGTTTGTCCTGTTTGACTCAACGTGCTTTGTCCGGTCGTTGACCAACATCGGAAGTACGCTCCTTTTTGTCGCCAACGAAGAAGAGACCGGGCAGGAATTGTGGCAATCGGACGGCACCCCGGAAGGAACGGAAATCGTCAAAGATATCCGCCTCGGTCCGTTCGGCTCTGGACCAGAACACTTCTTTGTCTTCAACGACACCCTTTATTTTGCGGCCGATGACGGCACGCATGGGATTGAATTTTGGAGAAGCGACGGCACAGGATCCGGGACGCAAATGCTCGCCGACATCCAACCCGGACCGATGGACAGCGATCCGCATGATTTCACCGAAGTGAATGGAACCTTGTACTTCGTTGCGGATGACGGAATGCACGGTTTGCAATTGTGGCGAACGAACGGAGCCGAGAGCGATACGCTCATGTTGACCTCGTCGTTGCCCGGAGTGGTCGTGTCGAATCCACGCCAATTCGTGCCTTGGAATGAAGAGTTGTTTTTCATTGCGGATGTAAGCACTATCTCGCATGAGGACGACCAATTGTGGAAGACCGACGGTACTGTTTCGGGAACCACAATGGTCCAGCCTTTGCCTTGGAGTAACAATCACGCCCATCGAATTGAATCGGTTACGCCGTCAGAAGGGTACCTTTTTTTCGCCGCTGAGCGCATCTTTTCAGATTATCGCAACCTATGGCGGACGGACGGCACATCGTCCGGCACCCAGGAGGTTCCGATCAATCTACCGCTGCACGAAGGATACAATCCGATCGGTCTAAAGGCATGGGGCGAAACTGTTTACTTTTCGGCCGGCGGTTGGGAATTATTCAAGAGCAACGGAACGGGGACACAATTAGTAAAGGACATTCGCCCCGGAAGCCTGCCTTCGTTGCCGACTCCGCTCTTCCTGTTTGGAGAGAAACTCATTTTCGGCGCGAACAATGGGACAATTGGACGAGAACTATGGACGAGCGATGGAACAGAAAGCGGCACAGTAATGGTCAAGGACATTCGTGCCGGCGCGGCCTCATCTGCGCCACGCATGTTTCAGGAACGAAATTCCATGTTTCTCTTCGAAGCCAAACTCGCTACCGGGGACCTTCAACTTTGGCGAACTGACGGCACAGAAACAGGAACTCGGCTGGTCCACGACATCCAACCCGCCTTTTCCCATTCCTCCCCTCATTCCATCACCGGCGCAGGCGATGATGTCCTATTCGCCGCCACAGACAATGCCGACCAAACAGAATTGTGGAAAAGCGATGGGCACGTGACCCAGCGCGTCATGCCTGCGGGCAGCCCGCCGTGGTCGCCGCGCTATCTGGCAAGCCATCGAAAGGCGGCCTACTTTGCGGCCGGAGGCCCGGGCGGCGTCGAACTTTGGAAATCCGACGGTTCCCAGACGGGGACGCTTCAGGTGAAAGACGTTAATCCGTCCGGCGATTCGCTGCCCGAGTATTTCACCGTACTGGGGGAGGAAGTTTATTTCAGGGCCTACACTGAACGGCACTACTCACTCTGGAAGACCGACGGTACGGAGGCCGGTACGCAGCCCGCCGTGGATATTTGGGCAAACTCGGATTCTTCATTAAGCGAAGTCGCGGCCGCCAATGGCATCCTTTTCCTCGCCGCCGACGACGGTCTCCACGGTCTCGAACTCTGGCGGAGCGACGGCACGCCCGAGGGCACGACGATGATCCTCGATATTGTCCCGGGATCGGACGGCGCCGAAGTCGAACGGCTGACCGGCGTGGGTGACCGGGTCTTCTTCACGGCGGCGAGTGACGATTTCGGCGCGGAGTTGTGGGTCAGCGATGGAACGAGCGCCGGAACCCGCCTCGTGCGCGACATCCGGCCGGGCCCCCTCGGTTCCAGGCCGCACGATCTCGCGGCCGTCGGCAACGTCTGTTTTTTTGCCGCCAACGACGGCATCCACGGCATCGAACTCTGGCGGTCCGACGGCACGCCGGAGGGCACGCTGATGGTACGCGACATTGCCGCGGGCGAGGACAGTTCGCATCTGGGGAGTATCGTTCAGATTCCCGGCCTTTCCCTCGCACTGTTGGCGGCATACGACGCGGATCACGGCGTCGAATTGTGGCGATCGGACGGTACGGAGGCCGGCACCTACCAAATGGCCGACCTCGCGCCGGGCCCGGCGTCTTCGAATCCGACCGGCCTGGCCGTGAGCGGCGATTTGCTCTTCTTCCAGGCGAACGATCAAGTCAGCGGCCGGGAACTTTGGGCCCTGAATACCAAGGACATCGACGCTGATGGCCTCGCCAACGGAAATGACAATTGCCCGTTGCACGCGAATCCGCTTCAACAGGATATGGATAGTGATGGGATCGGCAATTTCTGCGATCCTTGCCCCGAGCGCATGACCGGCGATGTGAGCGGGGATGATTCGATCAGCGTTGCGGACATTGAGCCGCTCTCAGCGATATTGATCGATCCGGACGCGGCCGATGTCGAGGACCTCTGTCCCGCGGACGTGAACCGCGACGGCAAGGTTGATGGTGGCGACATCGCCGCCTTCACCGCCTGCCTCCTGGGGGGCGCGTGCCCGTGA
- a CDS encoding amidohydrolase family protein, producing the protein MSLTLTNAVLLHLDPPGASPGSIRIEGDSIHSVGDRVTPQPGDEIIDCHGAVILPGLVNGHTHLYSALAVGMPPPPRAPANFHEILELVWWRLDRAHDVESVKVSGAIGALDALRCGTTTLIDHHASPSCIPGSLDALENGIDLVGLRAVLCYETTDRNGHAGASAGLEENRRYLERCRGRSDGWFAALVGAHAAFTLSDDSLVACARLAAEFQTGVHIHVAEDPCDDRICREKYGAPLVERLTRSGILGEGDVAARSILGHCTHLAEPDAARIASEVAAIAHNPRSNMNNQVGYAPIGSFLKASATSPASSSLKPQASSLLLGTDGIGSDMLTEAGAAWFKSRDARAGLSPTDIVGMLAQSARTAGRLLDRTLGRLEPGAAADVVVTDYIPSTPLTAENVAGHVLFALGPQHVHDVLIDGAWALRNRKPVSIEASHILHRAPTVAAELWKRMQAI; encoded by the coding sequence ATGTCCCTTACACTGACCAACGCAGTACTGCTGCACCTTGACCCCCCGGGCGCGTCGCCCGGCTCGATCCGCATTGAAGGCGATTCCATTCATTCCGTCGGCGATCGCGTCACGCCCCAACCCGGCGACGAGATCATCGACTGCCACGGCGCGGTCATCCTGCCCGGCCTCGTCAACGGCCATACGCACCTTTACAGCGCCCTGGCGGTGGGCATGCCGCCTCCGCCACGAGCGCCCGCCAACTTTCACGAGATTCTTGAACTGGTGTGGTGGCGGCTCGATCGCGCCCACGACGTGGAGTCCGTGAAAGTCAGCGGAGCGATCGGTGCGCTGGATGCCCTGCGCTGCGGGACCACCACGTTGATCGACCACCACGCCTCGCCGAGCTGCATCCCCGGCAGCCTCGACGCCCTCGAAAACGGAATCGATCTTGTCGGACTCCGCGCGGTGCTCTGTTACGAAACGACAGATCGGAACGGCCATGCGGGCGCCAGCGCAGGCCTCGAGGAGAATCGTCGATATCTGGAGCGCTGCCGCGGGCGATCGGATGGCTGGTTCGCCGCGCTCGTGGGGGCGCACGCCGCGTTCACGCTCAGCGACGACTCCCTTGTGGCGTGCGCGCGACTCGCCGCCGAGTTCCAGACCGGCGTTCACATCCATGTCGCCGAGGATCCCTGCGACGATCGCATCTGCCGGGAGAAATACGGCGCGCCGCTCGTCGAACGGCTCACACGGAGCGGCATCCTCGGCGAGGGCGACGTTGCCGCCCGATCCATTCTCGGCCACTGCACGCACCTGGCCGAGCCGGATGCCGCGCGGATCGCCTCCGAGGTCGCCGCAATCGCCCACAACCCGCGCTCGAATATGAACAACCAGGTCGGCTACGCTCCGATCGGGAGTTTCCTCAAGGCAAGCGCGACGTCGCCCGCTTCCTCAAGCCTCAAGCCTCAAGCCTCAAGCCTTCTCCTCGGCACCGACGGAATCGGCAGCGACATGCTGACCGAAGCGGGGGCCGCGTGGTTCAAGAGCCGCGACGCGCGGGCCGGTCTGTCGCCGACGGATATTGTAGGAATGCTCGCACAGTCGGCTCGGACCGCGGGGCGCCTGCTGGACCGAACGCTGGGTCGCCTGGAGCCTGGCGCGGCGGCGGATGTCGTCGTGACGGACTACATCCCTTCAACTCCCCTGACCGCCGAAAACGTTGCGGGGCATGTGCTTTTCGCTCTGGGGCCCCAGCATGTCCACGACGTATTGATCGACGGCGCCTGGGCGCTGCGCAACCGCAAGCCGGTCAGCATCGAGGCGTCGCACATCCTGCATCGCGCGCCGACCGTCGCCGCCGAGTTGTGGAAGCGCATGCAGGCGATTTGA
- a CDS encoding GxxExxY protein, with amino-acid sequence MQFAVTTTGQQTKDADPITAAIIGAAIAVHKALGPGLLESAYQACLEYELSERGVSFRSQLDVPVVYRGHAIGCGYRLDLLVEDQVIVEIKSVEALLPVHDAQLLTYLRLQNKTRGLLLNFNTPYLRDGIRRMVL; translated from the coding sequence ATGCAGTTTGCGGTGACAACCACTGGCCAACAAACAAAGGACGCCGATCCCATCACCGCGGCGATCATTGGAGCGGCAATCGCTGTGCATAAGGCGCTGGGACCCGGTCTCTTGGAATCGGCGTACCAAGCCTGTCTGGAGTATGAGCTCTCCGAACGAGGGGTTTCATTTCGATCGCAGCTTGATGTACCCGTCGTTTACCGTGGGCACGCCATTGGATGCGGCTATCGTTTGGACCTCTTGGTCGAGGATCAAGTCATCGTCGAAATTAAGTCGGTCGAAGCCTTGCTACCGGTCCATGACGCGCAGTTGCTAACGTATCTCCGTCTGCAAAATAAGACGAGAGGGCTCCTCCTGAACTTCAATACTCCGTACCTCCGAGACGGGATACGCCGGATGGTGCTTTGA